Proteins encoded in a region of the Sander lucioperca isolate FBNREF2018 chromosome 18, SLUC_FBN_1.2, whole genome shotgun sequence genome:
- the LOC116057642 gene encoding uncharacterized protein LOC116057642, whose translation MRLSFFLLFFLCKSKGTSTTTTMPITNVTSLNISNTTAAEEKLYSLQLVATPDYPVAAGQKVDLHCTAFTIPVSIKWSLQRLKNQTWQDVGTDRDMMTLTKPEQSGLYRCRSETSSSQESVVSANHTVYIISVNATVGECLGIAAFVLSLLALSINLAILFWLGWQRLGTTLTINTAAKGFPGPEKSPKGGLPQTESDGDVYMNYTSQAYCDLDPTTVDNVYSSLS comes from the exons ATGCGGCTTAGCTTTTTTCTCCTGTTCTTTTTGTGTAAGAGCAAAG GGACATCCACAACTACAACAATGCCTATAACCAATGTTACTTCCCTGAATATTTCTAATACTACAGCTGCAGAAG AAAAGCTATATTCTctgcagctggtggccacaccagacTACCCAGTTGCAGCAGGTCAGAAAGTTGACCTGCACTGCACGGCTTTCACCATCCCAGTGTCCATCAAGTGGTCCTTGCAACGCCTGAAAAATCAGACTTGGCAAGACGTGGGAACGGATAGGGATATGATGACCCTTACCAAACCGGAGCAGAGCGGGCTTTACAGGTGCCGTAGCGAGACCAGTTCCTCTCAGGAGAGCGTGGTGAGCGCTAACCACACTGTCTATATCATCTCCGTGAATGCAACAG TCGGTGAGTGTTTAGGAATTGCTGCCTTTGTCCTTTCTCTCCTGGCCTTGAGCATCAACCTTGCTATTCTTTTTTGGCTGGGCTGGCAAAGACTTGGCACCACACTGACCATCAACACTGCAGCTAAAG GTTTTCCTGGACCTGAAAAGTCACCAAA GGGAGGTTTGCCACAGACTGAAAGTGACGGAGATGTGTACATGAATTACACAAGCCAAGCCTACTGTGATCTGGATCCCACCACTGTTGATAATGTGTACTCAAGTCTGTCATGA
- the ptafr gene encoding platelet-activating factor receptor, which translates to MLASTTEQVAVTWTSGLGSSAGNGSTFLDSEFRYILFPVVYGIIFILGLFANLYVLFVLRCLREAKAMGEIRIYMTNLTIADLLFVCALPFWVGYYSRHGNWVYTDFMCRLTGSLFFINTYSSILFLGAISINRYWAVTRPLDAASSNHRRRGIIVCVVIWVFTVALAIPFLASPGTNTDENVTRCFEGYQNQTDIYKKKVAATHFAITGMFFVVFFLVVVCNFLIARALLSQNPPQSEFRSATIISRKSNRTMSSSTKRPRGVKRRALQMLLAVVGVFVLCFLPHHVIQSFWTLAVLQITQGWGHVDWDQNTRQTLNDVHQLTLLLMALNCILDPVVYYFATRKFRGFIMAHIKKVVRGEGCSQTLTTQLSMDSRNHSQKLNSEPQQPEMDR; encoded by the coding sequence ATGCTGGCCTCAACTACAGAACAAGTTGCCGTAACATGGACCTCTGGTCTGGGATCTTCAGCCGGTAATGGCTCAACCTTCCTTGACTCTGAGTTTCGTTACATCCTCTTCCCGGTTGTCTATGGCATCATCTTCATCCTGGGCCTCTTCGCTAACCTCTACGTGCTGTTTGTCCTGCGCTGCCTCCGTGAAGCCAAGGCCATGGGCGAAATCCGCATCTACATGACAAACTTGACCATCGCTGATCTCCTTTTTGTCTGTGCCCTTCCCTTCTGGGTTGGCTATTACAGTCGGCATGGCAACTGGGTCTACACAGACTTCATGTGCCGGCTGACCGGTTCGTTGTTCTTCATCAACACCTACTCTTCCATCCTCTTCCTCGGGGCCATCAGCATCAACCGATACTGGGCAGTCACCCGGCCCCTGGATGCGGCCTCTTCAAACCACAGACGTCGTGGGATCATCGTGTGCGTTGTCATCTGGGTGTTTACCGTGGCGTTGGCTATTCCATTTCTGGCATCTCCAGGGACCAACACTGATGAGAACGTCACTCGCTGTTTTGAGGGGTACCAGAATCAAACTGATATCTACAAGAAAAAAGTGGCTGCCACTCATTTCGCAATAACTggaatgttttttgttgtcttttttctgGTCGTGGTGTGTAATTTCCTTATTGCTCGAGCGTTACTTTCTCAAAATCCTCCTCAGTCAGAGTTCCGGTCTGCAACGATTATATCAAGAAAGTCCAACAGGACCATGTCCTCATCAACTAAAAGGCCCAGAGGGGTGAAACGGAGAGCTCTGCAGATGTTGTTAGCAGTGGTGGGAGTGTTTGTTCTGTGTTTCCTGCCGCACCATGTCATTCAATCCTTCTGGACACTGGCGGTGTTGCAGATCACACAGGGCTGGGGCCACGTAGACTGGGACCAGAATACTCGTCAGACACTCAACGACGTACATCAGCTCACTTTGCTTCTTATGGCCCTCAACTGCATTTTGGATCCTGTAGTTTACTATTTCGCCACAAGGAAGTTTAGAGGGTTCATCATGGCCCACATTAAAAAGGTAGTAAGGGGAGAGGGGTGCTCCCAGACGCTCACCACGCAGCTCTCCATGGACAGCAGGAATCATAGCCAGAAACTCAATAGCGAGCCCCAACAGCCGGAAATGGATCGATAA